In Bacteroidota bacterium, one DNA window encodes the following:
- a CDS encoding OmpA family protein: MSIRLSSVLLVAFLFVAPAFAQKNFSKEADKAYKNMEFFNAIELYKKAYSKAKKKEEKASILFKTAECYRKIGDSKQAETWYAKAVKAKYPDPKAILYLADAKKIQQKYDEAIVEYNNYKKEVPSDTRGADGVKSCEMAQKWKDNPTRFKVDNMAMLNSKQQDFAPGFADKKGTTLYFTSTREGSTGGKTDPGLGQTYSDIFETKVDKNGKWSTPTPVAEPLNTPANDGSSVVAKKGNTIYFTRCEVEKNKEKRCQLFMATKKGSSWGDEKKLPFCVDSFAFGHPSVSADEKLILFTSDMSGGQGGRDIWYAVYDSKAKQFGSPINLGPTINTSGDEMYPFLHEDGSLYFSSNGHIGMGGLDIFKAEKKGDNNWANVTNLQAPINSAGDDFSIIFEGKKERGYFASNREGGKGSDDLYSFVLPPVLYTLEGVISDCASKGPLEGVTVRLVGSDGTNVEMKTDKAGYYRFSEVGNARYINMNTSYVISTDALALSTVINSAGGTGYLNSSEKGRITTVGEKESKTFKQDFCLVPNNPAGIKFPAVMYDLNKADLRPESKDSLNFLYQTLIDNPTLVVSLDAHTDFRGTDKSNIDLSQRRAQSCVDYLIKEKGIPAERLSAKGWGESKPICLEKDKDGKCLQYATEQYITKQLKTKEEQEAVHQKNRRTVFRVLRWDYQDPNAPKPLPKVLPKVEGGEGEDYGDEEAPVKLETAPTTIPAPTNTTPATTPNQQPKATTPQQPNNTNKPK; the protein is encoded by the coding sequence ATGAGTATTCGTTTAAGTTCCGTTTTGTTAGTAGCTTTTTTGTTTGTAGCTCCTGCTTTTGCTCAAAAAAACTTTTCGAAAGAAGCTGATAAGGCTTACAAAAACATGGAATTCTTTAATGCCATAGAGTTGTATAAAAAAGCCTATTCTAAAGCAAAAAAGAAAGAAGAAAAAGCTTCTATTCTTTTTAAAACAGCGGAGTGCTATAGAAAAATTGGTGATTCAAAGCAAGCGGAGACTTGGTATGCAAAGGCTGTTAAAGCAAAGTATCCTGACCCTAAGGCTATTTTATATTTGGCTGACGCAAAGAAAATCCAACAAAAATACGATGAAGCTATAGTAGAATACAACAACTACAAAAAAGAAGTTCCTTCCGATACAAGAGGTGCAGACGGTGTTAAATCGTGCGAAATGGCACAAAAGTGGAAAGACAATCCAACTCGTTTTAAAGTAGATAATATGGCAATGCTAAATTCTAAGCAACAAGATTTTGCTCCCGGATTTGCAGATAAAAAAGGAACAACGCTTTATTTTACGTCAACTAGAGAGGGCTCTACTGGTGGTAAAACAGACCCGGGACTAGGACAAACATACAGCGATATTTTTGAGACAAAAGTAGATAAAAACGGAAAGTGGAGTACTCCAACTCCTGTTGCGGAGCCTTTGAACACTCCTGCTAACGATGGATCTTCTGTAGTTGCTAAAAAAGGAAACACTATTTATTTTACACGTTGTGAGGTAGAGAAAAACAAAGAAAAAAGATGTCAACTTTTTATGGCAACTAAAAAAGGTAGCTCTTGGGGTGATGAAAAAAAATTACCTTTTTGTGTAGATAGCTTTGCGTTTGGTCATCCATCTGTAAGTGCAGATGAAAAACTTATTCTTTTTACGTCTGATATGTCTGGTGGACAAGGTGGAAGAGATATTTGGTATGCTGTTTACGATAGTAAAGCAAAACAATTCGGCTCGCCAATTAATTTAGGTCCAACTATAAATACTTCCGGAGATGAGATGTACCCTTTCCTTCATGAGGATGGTTCTTTGTATTTCTCCTCAAATGGTCATATTGGAATGGGAGGATTGGATATTTTTAAAGCAGAGAAAAAAGGCGATAATAATTGGGCAAATGTTACAAACCTACAAGCTCCCATAAATTCAGCCGGAGATGATTTTTCTATCATTTTTGAAGGAAAAAAAGAAAGAGGCTACTTTGCTTCTAACCGTGAAGGTGGAAAAGGTAGCGATGATTTATATTCATTCGTTTTACCTCCGGTGTTGTACACCTTAGAAGGTGTTATTTCTGATTGTGCTAGCAAAGGTCCATTAGAAGGTGTTACTGTTCGTTTAGTAGGTTCTGATGGAACAAACGTAGAAATGAAGACAGACAAAGCCGGATACTATAGATTTTCGGAAGTTGGTAATGCTAGATACATTAACATGAATACTTCTTATGTTATATCTACAGATGCATTAGCTCTTAGCACAGTTATTAACTCTGCAGGAGGTACTGGATATTTGAATAGCTCAGAAAAAGGTAGAATTACAACTGTAGGAGAAAAAGAAAGTAAAACATTTAAACAAGATTTTTGCTTAGTACCTAATAACCCTGCCGGTATTAAATTCCCTGCTGTTATGTACGATTTAAACAAAGCAGATTTGAGACCTGAATCTAAAGACTCTTTAAATTTCTTGTATCAAACATTGATTGATAACCCTACACTAGTTGTATCACTAGATGCACATACCGACTTTAGAGGTACAGATAAATCTAACATTGATTTATCGCAACGTAGAGCTCAATCCTGTGTGGATTATTTAATTAAAGAAAAAGGTATTCCTGCTGAAAGACTTTCTGCTAAAGGTTGGGGTGAGTCTAAACCAATCTGTTTAGAGAAAGATAAAGACGGAAAGTGTTTGCAATATGCTACAGAGCAATACATTACTAAACAGTTAAAAACAAAAGAAGAGCAGGAAGCTGTTCACCAAAAAAACAGAAGAACTGTATTTAGAGTATTACGTTGGGATTACCAAGATCCTAATGCTCCAAAACCATTACCTAAGGTATTGCCTAAAGTAGAGGGTGGAGAAGGTGAAGATTATGGAGATGAAGAAGCTCCGGTAAAATTAGAAACTGCACCTACTACTATTCCGGCTCCAACAAATACAACGCCTGCAACTACTCCTAATCAGCAGCCAAAGGCAACTACTCCACAACAGCCAAACAACACAAACAAACCAAAATAA
- a CDS encoding phosphoribosylformylglycinamidine cyclo-ligase, producing the protein MSDTKYNQRGVSASKEDVHAAIKNIDKGLFPKAFCKIVPDYLGRDPNYCIVMHADGAGTKSSLAYSYWKETGDISVWKGIAQDAIVMNTDDLLCVGAIDNMMISSTIGRNKNLITKDVLAAIINGSEEVLQSIKSFGAEIFSTGGETADVGDLVRTIIVDSTIVCRMKRSDVIDNKNIKHGNVIVGLASFGKAVYETEYNSGIGSNGLTAARHDVFSNYIAEKYPESYDNSLEKSIVYSGTKNLTDKVSIQDKFAGNVETTVGKLVLSPTRTYIPIAKRIIEKFRNKIDGMVHCSGGGQTKVLHFVDDIHIVKDDLFDIPPVFELIQKESNTSWQEMYKVFNMGHRLEIYTDKETAKKIIDISINEFSIDAKIIGRVEAGNKQLTINSSNGVYSYKG; encoded by the coding sequence ATGAGCGACACAAAATACAATCAGCGAGGAGTATCTGCTTCTAAAGAAGATGTGCACGCTGCTATAAAAAATATAGACAAAGGATTATTTCCAAAAGCGTTTTGTAAAATTGTTCCTGATTATTTAGGCCGAGACCCTAACTATTGCATTGTAATGCATGCTGATGGTGCTGGCACCAAATCTTCTTTGGCATACAGCTATTGGAAGGAAACAGGCGATATCAGTGTGTGGAAAGGCATTGCCCAAGATGCTATTGTGATGAATACAGATGACTTGCTTTGTGTAGGTGCAATTGATAACATGATGATATCTTCTACCATTGGTAGAAATAAAAATTTAATCACCAAAGATGTACTTGCTGCCATCATCAACGGCTCGGAGGAGGTATTACAAAGTATAAAATCTTTTGGTGCTGAAATTTTTTCCACCGGAGGCGAAACAGCTGATGTGGGCGATTTAGTAAGAACTATTATTGTAGATAGCACCATTGTGTGTAGAATGAAGAGAAGCGATGTGATAGACAATAAAAATATAAAGCACGGAAACGTAATTGTGGGTTTGGCGTCTTTTGGAAAAGCTGTTTACGAAACAGAGTATAATAGCGGAATCGGGAGCAATGGACTTACTGCTGCCAGACACGATGTTTTTTCGAATTATATAGCAGAAAAATATCCGGAGAGTTATGATAATTCTTTGGAAAAAAGTATCGTGTATTCTGGCACAAAAAATCTTACTGATAAAGTTTCTATTCAAGATAAATTTGCAGGAAATGTAGAAACAACCGTAGGTAAATTAGTTTTGTCTCCGACTCGAACATATATTCCCATTGCCAAAAGAATAATAGAAAAATTTAGAAATAAAATAGATGGAATGGTGCATTGCAGTGGTGGTGGACAAACAAAGGTGCTGCATTTTGTAGATGATATACATATTGTAAAAGACGATTTATTTGATATACCTCCCGTTTTTGAACTAATTCAAAAAGAAAGCAATACCTCTTGGCAAGAAATGTATAAGGTATTTAACATGGGACACAGATTAGAAATTTATACTGACAAAGAAACCGCAAAGAAAATTATAGATATTTCTATCAATGAGTTTTCGATAGATGCAAAAATTATAGGTAGGGTAGAGGCAGGAAATAAACAACTTACTATTAATAGCTCTAATGGAGTATATTCATACAAGGGCTAA
- a CDS encoding choice-of-anchor L domain-containing protein — protein MSQPLSVQQKTAAQLVNNVLLGNGVTVSNITYNGDPQAIGFFKGATSNIGLDSGIIMTTGVIQDAPGPNSMFGASTSHYTSGDPDLDILAGLTTYDAAIIEFDFIPKSDTVQFRYVFASEEYMEFVNPLFPINDAFAFIITGVTVAMPASNIALIPGTTTPININNINLNNYPNFYVDNGDGWGTGTAPDGLTVNYDGFTKVFTAIAAVQCGETYHIKLAIADGSDWSYDSGVFIEAGSFSSKSVVSIKSDLFQGAAQDQNTVYENNGSINICFDRGTKNISKREAFKYTLSGTAENGVDYVYLPDSLIFQAGEDSVCITIQAITDNIVECKEDIHFDINEIGACDSLIANFTFYIQDTCVSYFYIPTAFTPDGNGNNDLFMPQSAGVLSFELAIYNRWGDLVFQTTDPTIGWDGTTGGKNAPQGVYICKYSVESVYGDFKEEDKISHVVLIR, from the coding sequence ATGTCTCAACCTTTGTCAGTGCAGCAAAAAACTGCTGCTCAATTAGTAAATAATGTATTATTGGGAAATGGTGTTACAGTATCGAATATCACCTACAACGGAGACCCTCAAGCAATAGGCTTTTTTAAAGGCGCGACTAGCAATATTGGCTTAGACAGCGGCATTATTATGACAACAGGAGTTATACAAGACGCTCCCGGTCCGAATAGTATGTTTGGCGCATCTACATCTCATTATACAAGTGGAGACCCTGATTTGGATATTTTGGCCGGATTAACAACCTACGATGCGGCAATAATTGAATTTGACTTTATACCTAAATCAGACACTGTCCAATTTAGGTATGTGTTCGCATCTGAAGAATACATGGAGTTTGTAAACCCTCTATTTCCAATTAATGATGCATTCGCTTTTATAATTACAGGGGTTACTGTAGCAATGCCTGCTTCAAATATTGCTTTAATTCCCGGCACAACTACACCCATAAACATAAATAATATAAACCTAAACAATTACCCTAATTTTTATGTTGACAACGGTGATGGTTGGGGAACAGGAACTGCTCCAGATGGATTAACAGTTAATTACGATGGCTTTACGAAAGTATTTACAGCTATTGCAGCAGTGCAATGTGGAGAGACTTATCACATAAAATTAGCTATTGCAGATGGATCCGATTGGTCGTACGACTCAGGAGTATTTATCGAAGCGGGAAGTTTTAGTTCTAAATCTGTGGTGTCGATTAAATCAGATTTATTTCAAGGAGCTGCGCAAGACCAAAATACGGTTTACGAAAACAATGGTTCTATAAATATCTGTTTTGACAGAGGTACAAAAAACATATCTAAGCGCGAAGCTTTTAAATACACACTCAGCGGCACGGCTGAAAATGGAGTTGATTATGTTTATTTACCGGATAGTCTAATTTTTCAGGCAGGAGAAGACAGCGTGTGTATTACAATACAAGCCATTACAGATAATATCGTAGAGTGTAAAGAAGACATCCATTTTGACATTAACGAAATTGGCGCTTGTGATTCGCTAATTGCGAACTTTACTTTTTATATTCAAGATACATGCGTGTCGTACTTTTATATTCCAACCGCATTTACTCCTGACGGAAATGGCAACAACGATTTATTTATGCCACAGAGCGCAGGAGTTTTATCTTTTGAATTAGCCATTTACAACAGATGGGGTGATTTAGTCTTTCAAACCACAGATCCTACTATTGGTTGGGATGGAACAACAGGCGGAAAAAATGCACCACAAGGTGTTTACATTTGCAAATACTCGGTAGAAAGTGTTTATGGGGATTTTAAAGAAGAAGACAAAATATCGCACGTGGTGCTAATTCGATAA
- a CDS encoding UbiX family flavin prenyltransferase: MSNTKHKIVVAVTGASGAIYAKVLLDKLLQLHEQIDKVGIVMSDNAKQVWEFELGDKSYEKYSFEFYDKKNFFAPFASGSAKYTTMIICPCSMGTLGRIAAGVSDDLTTRAADVILKERRKLILVTRDTPLSLIHITNMKTITEAGGIICPASPSFYSKPTNFEELAATVVDRVLDLAGLQNSKTYRWNDE, translated from the coding sequence ATGTCTAATACAAAACATAAAATAGTAGTAGCTGTAACCGGTGCCAGTGGTGCTATTTACGCAAAAGTGCTGTTGGATAAGCTTTTGCAGCTACACGAGCAAATTGATAAAGTAGGAATAGTTATGTCCGACAACGCCAAGCAGGTGTGGGAATTTGAATTAGGCGATAAATCCTACGAAAAGTATTCGTTCGAATTTTACGATAAGAAGAACTTCTTCGCACCGTTTGCTTCCGGTTCTGCAAAATATACTACTATGATAATTTGCCCTTGTTCCATGGGCACCTTAGGACGAATTGCGGCAGGTGTTTCTGATGATTTAACAACTCGTGCAGCAGATGTTATTTTAAAAGAACGCAGAAAATTAATTCTCGTAACACGCGATACTCCGTTAAGTTTAATTCATATTACTAATATGAAAACAATTACCGAGGCAGGTGGAATTATTTGTCCCGCATCTCCTTCTTTTTATAGCAAGCCAACAAACTTTGAAGAGCTTGCAGCTACTGTTGTAGATAGAGTGCTAGATTTGGCAGGGTTGCAAAATTCAAAAACCTATCGTTGGAATGATGAATAG
- a CDS encoding T9SS type A sorting domain-containing protein yields MKLQLLSLFTFLNLLSLAQNPIFSCKGFKTLLPEATATNSAQALNTRSDTFDILKYTINLEITDFTNKKISGNTIVRFAPKLNGVNYIDLDLYKLTVDSVKLNSNNLSFTYNAGTDSLLHILLGTNYNTTDTLDLIVYYNGSPAKDPSGWGGFYFQSGYAFNLGVGYSANPHNYGRVWFPCFDNFVERSKYEFNITTNSGKRAYCNGYLSKDTLFVNGNRISTWVLEDEIPTYLACVAVANYTHVSQIYNGVQRNIPIWLTAAPADTTNLKNAFINLKNALAGFENDYAPYAWNKVGYSLVPFSSGAMEHATNIAYPQLGVAGGSTGLQDLMAHELAHHWWGDLITCETAEDMWINEGMATYSEHIFFENLQGKNAYKNQVRTNHEDVLHFAHIEEAGYRAISGIPHQYTYGKHVYNKGASVAHTLRGYLGDSLFFVGLQHALNTFKFTHVNSTQLLNDMSTATGVPLTNFLNEWVLGAGFPHFSIDSSSVAGGGANNNVTVYIKQKLTGAPNYFTNVPIEITFKNAQWQDTTVRTTVSGKHTTFTISLPFAPTYIALNLDEKINDAIAPDYKTIKSVGTYTLSNARMTVIASAVTDSTFLRVEHNYTAPDPYKASTYKYRISPNRYWKVDGIIPAGFKAKGRINYDGRTNFSGNGYLDNALITTTEDSLVLLYRKNAADDWQVFPYYTKSMGINTDKAGLITIDSLFKGEYVFAMQDKTAGLAENKNLFEYSVYPNPTNGNIYVEIPETINGNTTFEIINSVGAKVLTGNASNFFVVDTKTFDTGMYLIRIKKDNLITTKRFVVIR; encoded by the coding sequence ATGAAACTCCAACTTCTAAGCCTATTTACCTTTTTAAATTTACTATCGCTAGCTCAAAATCCTATTTTTTCTTGTAAAGGATTTAAAACGCTGTTGCCTGAAGCAACTGCAACTAATTCGGCTCAAGCCTTAAATACCAGAAGCGACACCTTTGATATTCTTAAATACACCATCAACTTAGAAATTACCGACTTTACAAATAAAAAAATTAGTGGGAATACAATTGTTCGCTTTGCTCCAAAACTAAACGGAGTTAATTATATAGACCTTGATTTATACAAACTAACTGTTGATTCCGTAAAATTAAATAGTAATAATCTATCATTTACTTATAATGCAGGAACAGATTCGTTATTGCATATTTTACTTGGAACAAACTACAATACAACAGATACGCTCGATTTAATTGTGTATTACAATGGAAGTCCGGCAAAAGACCCTTCCGGTTGGGGCGGATTCTATTTTCAAAGCGGGTATGCGTTTAATTTAGGAGTAGGTTACTCGGCCAATCCTCACAACTATGGACGAGTTTGGTTTCCGTGTTTCGATAACTTTGTAGAACGCTCTAAATACGAATTTAATATTACAACAAACAGCGGCAAACGTGCGTATTGCAATGGATACTTAAGCAAAGACACCTTGTTTGTGAATGGCAATAGAATAAGTACGTGGGTGCTAGAGGACGAAATTCCAACTTATTTAGCGTGCGTTGCTGTTGCTAATTATACACACGTATCGCAGATATATAATGGTGTTCAAAGGAACATACCTATTTGGCTTACCGCAGCACCTGCTGATACTACCAATTTAAAAAACGCATTTATCAATTTAAAAAATGCCCTTGCCGGATTTGAAAACGATTATGCACCTTACGCATGGAACAAAGTTGGCTATAGCTTAGTTCCTTTTAGCAGTGGGGCAATGGAACATGCTACAAACATAGCCTATCCGCAGCTAGGTGTTGCAGGAGGCTCTACCGGATTACAAGATTTAATGGCGCACGAGCTTGCACACCACTGGTGGGGAGACTTAATTACATGTGAAACTGCTGAAGACATGTGGATAAACGAAGGTATGGCAACGTATTCGGAACATATTTTCTTTGAGAACCTGCAAGGGAAAAATGCTTACAAAAACCAAGTGCGAACCAATCACGAGGATGTACTGCATTTTGCGCACATTGAAGAGGCTGGATACAGAGCAATTTCTGGAATTCCACATCAGTACACGTACGGGAAACACGTATATAATAAAGGAGCTAGTGTAGCACACACGCTTAGAGGCTATTTGGGAGATTCTCTATTTTTTGTGGGCCTACAACACGCTCTAAATACATTTAAGTTTACACATGTAAATAGTACTCAATTATTGAATGACATGAGCACTGCTACCGGAGTTCCACTTACCAATTTTTTAAATGAATGGGTGCTTGGTGCCGGATTCCCTCATTTTTCTATTGATTCGAGTAGCGTTGCAGGTGGCGGAGCAAATAATAACGTAACTGTTTACATTAAACAAAAACTGACAGGTGCGCCAAACTACTTTACAAATGTGCCAATTGAAATAACCTTTAAAAATGCACAATGGCAAGATACTACAGTACGAACAACGGTTTCGGGCAAACACACCACATTTACTATTTCGTTGCCTTTTGCGCCTACTTACATTGCATTAAACTTAGACGAAAAAATAAACGATGCCATTGCGCCCGATTACAAAACGATTAAAAGTGTTGGAACCTATACGCTTTCAAATGCACGAATGACGGTAATTGCGAGTGCTGTTACGGATTCAACCTTTCTTCGTGTAGAACATAATTATACTGCTCCCGACCCGTACAAAGCTTCTACATATAAGTATAGAATTTCGCCAAATAGATATTGGAAGGTTGATGGGATAATACCGGCAGGCTTTAAGGCAAAAGGACGAATAAACTACGATGGCAGGACAAACTTTAGTGGAAATGGGTATTTGGATAATGCACTAATTACAACAACAGAAGATAGTTTGGTTTTATTATACAGAAAAAATGCTGCGGACGACTGGCAAGTATTTCCATACTACACAAAATCGATGGGTATAAACACAGATAAAGCAGGGTTAATAACAATAGACTCTTTGTTCAAAGGAGAATACGTATTTGCGATGCAAGATAAAACAGCCGGTTTGGCAGAAAATAAAAACTTATTTGAGTACTCTGTTTATCCAAACCCAACTAATGGAAACATTTATGTAGAAATTCCGGAAACTATAAATGGGAACACCACATTTGAAATTATTAATAGTGTTGGTGCTAAAGTGCTTACCGGAAATGCGAGTAACTTTTTTGTAGTAGATACAAAAACCTTCGACACTGGAATGTATTTAATTCGAATTAAAAAAGACAATCTAATTACAACAAAGCGTTTTGTGGTAATCCGCTAA
- a CDS encoding MGMT family protein, with translation MASSDFFDQVFQVVRLIPKGRVTSYGAIAAYLGAKRSSRMVGWAMNASHSVKPKVPAHRVVNRNGELTGKHHFATPFLMQELLEKEGVKVKKDKIEKFKTLFWDPLKELEL, from the coding sequence TTGGCTTCTTCCGATTTTTTCGATCAAGTTTTTCAGGTAGTGCGACTTATTCCTAAAGGAAGAGTAACCAGCTATGGCGCAATTGCTGCTTATTTAGGAGCAAAGCGTTCTTCTCGGATGGTTGGTTGGGCAATGAATGCCTCTCATTCCGTAAAACCAAAAGTGCCTGCACATAGAGTGGTAAATAGAAATGGAGAGTTAACCGGCAAGCATCATTTTGCAACACCTTTCCTTATGCAGGAACTGTTAGAAAAGGAAGGCGTAAAAGTTAAGAAAGATAAAATAGAAAAATTTAAAACTCTTTTTTGGGATCCATTAAAGGAATTGGAGTTGTAA
- a CDS encoding T9SS type A sorting domain-containing protein, translated as MKKIYTFISAALLTGSMLAQPFFTPVTYKGAFPVTDGMTGVSSNDWTAGWAEWNPDVKSYPTTVTQTINSDITTNTTWTSSNVYKLVGNISVKNGAVLTIQPGTIIYGDQATKSCLIIAQGAKIIAQGTVANPIVFTSDQGVNNRLPGDWGGLIILGYGVTNTSCGSCSTNPNTNYIEGFSSNFPEILHGGNNNDDSSGVLSYVRIEYAGVALSSASNSEINGLTMGSVGRKTKIDHIQVSYSGDDSYEWFGGAVNAKYLIAFRGLDDDFDTDHGWAGNVQFGLAIRDKDISDTGKDSNGFESDNFDPGSGRTPLTSGIFSNITLVGPKRDGNTSLPSNQAFGKALRIRRNTSISTFNSIIVGWSKGVSIEGSATEDNFIGDSAVFANNLIVGASDPLATASNSFYYTFFSQDGNDTTQTVAQIAWVDPFPTALSDTADFRLMNNTSVAATGASFTDTKFSGLVINTGIREVSNVLSLLSVYPNPSSGIATIGFSLKERADVVIQVLDITGKVVYATELANLSLGNQHTAVDLSTAKAGIYFVAISVNGSEKQVSKLVVNN; from the coding sequence ATGAAAAAAATTTACACATTTATTTCTGCTGCACTGCTTACAGGTAGTATGTTAGCACAGCCATTTTTTACACCGGTTACCTACAAAGGTGCGTTCCCGGTTACAGATGGAATGACAGGAGTAAGTTCGAATGATTGGACTGCAGGATGGGCAGAATGGAATCCAGATGTTAAATCGTATCCTACTACAGTTACACAAACCATTAATTCAGATATTACAACTAACACCACATGGACATCTTCTAATGTGTATAAACTAGTTGGGAATATTTCTGTTAAGAATGGCGCTGTGCTTACTATACAGCCGGGAACAATAATTTACGGAGATCAAGCAACCAAGAGCTGCTTAATTATTGCACAAGGTGCCAAAATTATTGCACAAGGAACTGTCGCAAATCCTATTGTTTTTACTTCCGACCAAGGTGTAAACAATAGATTGCCGGGAGATTGGGGAGGCTTGATAATACTTGGCTACGGTGTTACTAATACATCTTGTGGAAGCTGCTCAACCAATCCAAATACGAATTATATAGAAGGGTTTTCAAGCAATTTTCCTGAAATATTGCATGGTGGAAATAATAATGATGATAGTTCCGGAGTGCTTTCTTATGTAAGAATAGAGTATGCGGGGGTTGCATTATCATCTGCAAGTAATTCGGAAATAAATGGCTTGACAATGGGAAGTGTTGGAAGAAAAACAAAAATAGACCATATCCAAGTTTCTTATTCAGGAGATGATTCTTACGAATGGTTTGGTGGTGCTGTAAATGCAAAATACTTAATTGCGTTTAGAGGCTTAGATGATGATTTTGATACTGATCATGGTTGGGCTGGAAATGTTCAGTTTGGGCTTGCTATAAGGGATAAAGATATTTCTGATACTGGTAAAGATTCAAATGGTTTTGAATCGGATAATTTTGACCCGGGATCAGGAAGAACTCCACTGACGTCAGGAATTTTCTCAAATATTACTTTAGTAGGACCTAAAAGAGATGGTAATACTTCATTGCCTTCTAATCAAGCGTTTGGAAAGGCGTTGCGTATCAGAAGAAATACTTCTATCTCAACATTTAATTCAATAATAGTAGGTTGGAGTAAAGGAGTGTCAATAGAAGGATCTGCAACTGAAGATAATTTTATTGGAGACTCTGCTGTGTTTGCAAATAATTTGATTGTAGGAGCATCTGATCCATTGGCAACTGCTTCAAATAGTTTTTATTATACATTCTTTTCTCAAGATGGTAATGATACAACTCAGACAGTTGCTCAAATAGCTTGGGTAGATCCGTTTCCAACTGCATTAAGCGATACAGCTGATTTTAGATTGATGAATAATACTTCTGTTGCCGCAACTGGAGCATCTTTTACAGATACTAAATTTTCGGGGTTAGTTATTAACACAGGAATAAGAGAAGTAAGTAATGTATTGTCTTTACTTTCTGTATATCCAAATCCTTCAAGTGGTATTGCTACTATCGGTTTTAGTTTGAAAGAAAGAGCTGATGTTGTTATTCAAGTTTTAGACATAACTGGTAAGGTAGTTTATGCTACTGAACTTGCAAATCTTTCTTTAGGAAATCAACATACAGCAGTTGATTTAAGTACTGCTAAAGCAGGAATTTATTTTGTTGCTATTTCAGTAAATGGTTCAGAAAAACAAGTTAGCAAACTTGTAGTTAACAATTAG
- a CDS encoding PorT family protein, giving the protein MLKYTSFFFALILSYHLQSQEENVTPSKKFHAGIIAGISTSQVDGDSYGGFDKVGPLVGAYVRTNLNSKFDVRFEIIYTQKGSRKNPDTEKGDYTSYLLRLNYIDVPVCLRYRYKKIYFEGGASYGRLFSFSEQNQAGPVIQLYPFEKSDVMFFAGFYYQFAEKWTVAIRRSYSLMPIRKFPFAVYSPNLMSNFFNKGYYNSLLCLSLNYEL; this is encoded by the coding sequence ATGCTAAAATATACGAGCTTCTTTTTTGCCCTTATCTTATCATATCATCTACAATCTCAAGAAGAGAATGTAACCCCTTCAAAAAAATTTCATGCCGGAATTATTGCGGGTATTTCCACTAGTCAGGTAGATGGCGATAGTTATGGGGGATTTGATAAAGTTGGGCCGCTTGTTGGAGCGTATGTTCGAACAAATTTAAACTCCAAGTTTGATGTTCGATTTGAAATTATATATACACAAAAAGGAAGTAGAAAGAACCCGGATACAGAAAAAGGCGATTACACTTCTTATTTGCTCAGGCTCAATTATATTGATGTTCCGGTATGCTTGCGGTATAGGTATAAAAAAATATATTTTGAAGGCGGAGCGTCTTATGGTCGACTTTTTAGCTTTTCCGAACAAAATCAAGCGGGGCCTGTTATTCAATTGTATCCGTTCGAAAAAAGTGATGTTATGTTTTTTGCTGGATTTTATTATCAGTTTGCCGAAAAATGGACAGTAGCAATTAGAAGAAGTTATTCTCTAATGCCTATCAGAAAGTTTCCATTTGCAGTATATTCGCCTAATTTAATGTCTAATTTTTTTAATAAAGGATATTACAATAGTTTGCTTTGTCTTAGCTTAAATTATGAGTTGTAA